The Niastella koreensis GR20-10 genome includes a window with the following:
- a CDS encoding oxidoreductase: protein MWTKNSIPDLTNKIVIVTGANTGLGFETALALYEKGAHVVLACRDLYKANQAIEKIKQHKGTGTLEAAKLNLESLKQINEFCEAFIQKHRQLDMLINNAGVAMPPASKTNEGYELQFGVNFLGHFALTGLLFPLLLATPKSRIVTVSSNGYQGAIIDFDNLRSEKDYNAIREYRQSKLANLIFSIELNRRIKAKGQKILSIAAQPGANKTELTRHLSEEEIAIGIDRLGEFMEPWQGALSLLYAAVSYEAVGGSMYEPENGGLRGYPTLATIQKNAMDEAVAIKLWHFAEQATGIHFPGSLPANTLAGCVTFTVTIAS, encoded by the coding sequence ATGTGGACAAAAAATAGTATTCCTGATTTAACCAATAAAATAGTAATTGTCACAGGAGCTAACACTGGTTTGGGTTTTGAAACAGCCCTTGCTTTATATGAAAAAGGGGCGCATGTAGTACTTGCTTGTAGAGACTTATATAAAGCAAACCAGGCTATTGAGAAAATAAAACAACATAAAGGAACTGGAACATTAGAGGCAGCCAAACTTAACCTGGAAAGCTTAAAACAAATAAATGAATTCTGTGAAGCATTTATTCAAAAACATCGCCAATTAGATATGCTAATCAATAATGCCGGAGTCGCGATGCCTCCTGCATCGAAAACAAATGAAGGATATGAATTACAATTCGGGGTAAATTTTCTGGGGCACTTTGCACTCACCGGACTTCTATTTCCATTGCTTTTAGCAACACCGAAATCACGGATAGTTACTGTAAGCAGTAACGGTTATCAGGGGGCAATCATTGATTTTGATAATTTAAGATCAGAAAAAGATTATAATGCAATTAGGGAATACAGGCAAAGTAAGTTGGCAAATTTGATATTTTCAATTGAGTTGAATCGCAGAATAAAAGCAAAGGGCCAGAAAATATTATCTATAGCTGCACAACCCGGCGCAAATAAAACAGAATTGACCAGGCATTTAAGTGAAGAAGAAATTGCTATTGGTATCGACCGGCTCGGAGAATTTATGGAGCCGTGGCAGGGAGCCTTGTCTCTACTTTATGCGGCAGTTTCTTATGAAGCAGTTGGCGGAAGTATGTACGAGCCGGAAAACGGTGGATTAAGAGGCTACCCGACTTTAGCCACCATACAAAAAAATGCAATGGACGAAGCCGTTGCCATAAAGCTTTGGCATTTCGCAGAACAAGCAACGGGTATTCATTTTCCAGGTAGTTTGCCCGCAAACACCTTGGCAGGTTGCGTTACGTTCACAGTAACCATTGCAAGCTGA